A stretch of the Rosa rugosa chromosome 5, drRosRugo1.1, whole genome shotgun sequence genome encodes the following:
- the LOC133710211 gene encoding pentatricopeptide repeat-containing protein At5g19020, mitochondrial isoform X2: MLISLRPKSLTSLPHLSATSSLKWVSTAATQNPEDHLRLFFKSRTNQTHMDYERQLVSVLKSCATLSALFQGQQLHSLVLKSGLDSNTFINNSLISMYAKCGSISGAESLFRSCSEPDPVSCNIMVAGYVKSGDLDNARQVFDKMAMRGCVSYTTMIMGLSRNGFWREAVEVFRDMRNAGVMPNELTMGTVISTFSHLGGIWNCRMLHGLVVKLQLDGMVLVSTNLVKVYCACKSVWEARSLFDEMPERNIVSWNVMLNGYSKAGLVHLARELFERIDMKDVVSWGTMIDGYVQVECLSEALMMYREMLRAGLGPNDVMLVDLISVCGRLEAIHEGRQFHGRIVKEGFDCYDFIQATIINFYAGCGEMIAAHLQFEKGIKEHVASWNALIAGYIRNQMIDQASLLFDEMPERDVFSWSSMISGYTQTEQSKLALELFQRMVSSGIQPNEITMVSVLSAIADLGTLKEGIWAHEYICENSIPLNDNLSAAIIDMYAKCGSINTALKVFYQIQDKTSSVSPWNAIICGLALHGHAAMSLEIFSDLQRRDIKLNSITFIGVLSACCHSGLVEAGERYFKSMKNVYHIQPNIKHYGCMVDLLGRAGRVEDAEKMIRSMPMKADVVIWGTLLAACTTHGNLEIGEMAEKNLKLLDPSHGASTVLMSNLLADAGKWEEASLERRVMQSLRLTRSPGHSDVVW, encoded by the coding sequence ATGCTCATATCTCTGAGACCCAAATCCCTCACCAGCCTTCCACACCTTTCTGCTACTTCATCTCTCAAATGGGTCTCCACAGCCGCCACCCAAAACCCAGAGGACCATCTGCGTCTCTTCTTCAAATCCAGAACGAACCAAACCCACATGGACTACGAGCGCCAATTGGTCTCTGTTCTAAAATCTTGCGCAACCCTTTCGGCCCTCTTCCAAGGCCAGCAACTCCATTCCCTTGTTCTCAAGTCCGGTCTCGACTCCAACACTTTCATCAACAACAGTTTGATCAGCATGTACGCCAAATGCGGCTCCATTTCCGGCGCCGAATCGTTGTTCCGCTCTTGTTCTGAGCCGGACCCGGTTTCCTGTAATATCATGGTTGCTGGGTATGTGAAATCTGGTGACTTGGACAATGCGCGCCAGGTGTTTGATAAAATGGCTATGAGAGGTTGTGTCTCGTATACTACTATGATAATGGGTCTTTCTAGAAATGGGTTTTGGAGGGAGGCTGTTGAGGTTTTTAGGGATATGAGGAATGCCGGTGTGATGCCGAATGAGCTGACAATGGGGACTGTGATCTCGACGTTTTCGCATTTGGGTGGGATTTGGAATTGTCGAATGCTTCATGGTTTGGTGGTTAAGTTGCAGCTTGATGGAATGGTGCTTGTTTCGACGAATTTGGTGAAGGTGTATTGTGCTTGTAAGAGTGTGTGGGAAGCGAGAAGTTTGTTTGATGAGATGCCCGAAAGGAATATAGTTTCCTGGAATGTCATGTTGAATGGGTACTCTAAGGCTGGACTTGTGCATTTGGCAAGAGAGTTGTTTGAGAGGATTGATATGAAAGATGTGGTTTCGTGGGGTACGATGATTGATGGGTATGTGCAAGTGGAGTGCTTGAGTGAAGCTTTGATGATGTATCGTGAAATGCTGCGTGCCGGGTTGGGACCGAATGATGTTATGCTTGTTGACTTAATTTCAGTGTGTGGGAGGTTGGAGGCGATTCATGAAGGTCGGCAGTTTCATGGGAGAATTGTCAAGGAGGGTTTTGACTGTTATGATTTCATACAGGCAACGATCATAAATTTTTATGCAGGTTGTGGGGAAATGATTGCTGCTCATCTTCAGTTTGAAAAGGGCATCAAGGAGCATGTAGCATCTTGGAATGCTCTCATTGCAGGGTACATAAGAAATCAAATGATTGACCAAGCAAGTCTATTGTTTGATGAGATGCCTGAAAGGGATGTTTTTTCATGGAGTTCCATGATTTCTGGTTACACACAGACTGAGCAATCTAAATTGGCTCTGGAACTTTTCCAAAGAATGGTATCTAGTGGGATACAACCAAATGAAATAACAATGGTAAGCGTTTTGTCTGCAATCGCTGATTTAGGCACATTGAAAGAAGGAATATGGGCTCATGAATACATATGTGAAAATTCTATTCCTCTGAATGACAATTTGAGTGCAGCTATCATTGATATGTATGCCAAATGTGGGAGTATCAATACTGCCTTAAAGGTGTTCTATCAAATCCAAGACAAAACCTCTTCTGTCTCACCATGGAATGCCATTATATGTGGGTTGGCGCTGCACGGACATGCAGCAATGTCTCTTGAAATATTTTCAGACTTGCAAAGGCGTGATATCAAACTCAATTCAATAACATTCATTGGAGTCCTAAGTGCTTGTTGCCATTCTGGTTTGGTGGAGGCCGGGGAGAGGTATTTTAAGAGCATGAAGAATGTATACCACATTCAACCAAACATTAAGCATTATGGTTGTATGGTGGATCTCCTGGGTAGAGCTGGCCGAGTAGAAGATGCTGAGAAAATGATAAGAAGCATGCCCATGAAGGCTGATGTTGTGATATGGGGCACATTATTGGCCGCATGTACAACACATGGGAATCTAGAAATAGGAGAAATGGCTGAAAAGAATCTGAAACTGTTGGATCCATCTCATGGGGCAAGTACAGTTCTCATGTCCAACCTACTTGCAGATGCAGGGAAGTGGGAGGAAGCCTCTTTGGAAAGGCGAGTAATGCAGAGCCTAAGACTAACGAGATCACCAGGGCACAGTGATGTTGTTTGGTAA
- the LOC133710211 gene encoding pentatricopeptide repeat-containing protein At5g19020, mitochondrial isoform X1 encodes MLISLRPKSLTSLPHLSATSSLKWVSTAATQNPEDHLRLFFKSRTNQTHMDYERQLVSVLKSCATLSALFQGQQLHSLVLKSGLDSNTFINNSLISMYAKCGSISGAESLFRSCSEPDPVSCNIMVAGYVKSGDLDNARQVFDKMAMRGCVSYTTMIMGLSRNGFWREAVEVFRDMRNAGVMPNELTMGTVISTFSHLGGIWNCRMLHGLVVKLQLDGMVLVSTNLVKVYCACKSVWEARSLFDEMPERNIVSWNVMLNGYSKAGLVHLARELFERIDMKDVVSWGTMIDGYVQVECLSEALMMYREMLRAGLGPNDVMLVDLISVCGRLEAIHEGRQFHGRIVKEGFDCYDFIQATIINFYAGCGEMIAAHLQFEKGIKEHVASWNALIAGYIRNQMIDQASLLFDEMPERDVFSWSSMISGYTQTEQSKLALELFQRMVSSGIQPNEITMVSVLSAIADLGTLKEGIWAHEYICENSIPLNDNLSAAIIDMYAKCGSINTALKVFYQIQDKTSSVSPWNAIICGLALHGHAAMSLEIFSDLQRRDIKLNSITFIGVLSACCHSGLVEAGERYFKSMKNVYHIQPNIKHYGCMVDLLGRAGRVEDAEKMIRSMPMKADVVIWGTLLAACTTHGNLEIGEMAEKNLKLLDPSHGASTVLMSNLLADAGKWEEASLERRVMQSLRLTRSPGHSDVVWKLTRDKRDGKS; translated from the exons ATGCTCATATCTCTGAGACCCAAATCCCTCACCAGCCTTCCACACCTTTCTGCTACTTCATCTCTCAAATGGGTCTCCACAGCCGCCACCCAAAACCCAGAGGACCATCTGCGTCTCTTCTTCAAATCCAGAACGAACCAAACCCACATGGACTACGAGCGCCAATTGGTCTCTGTTCTAAAATCTTGCGCAACCCTTTCGGCCCTCTTCCAAGGCCAGCAACTCCATTCCCTTGTTCTCAAGTCCGGTCTCGACTCCAACACTTTCATCAACAACAGTTTGATCAGCATGTACGCCAAATGCGGCTCCATTTCCGGCGCCGAATCGTTGTTCCGCTCTTGTTCTGAGCCGGACCCGGTTTCCTGTAATATCATGGTTGCTGGGTATGTGAAATCTGGTGACTTGGACAATGCGCGCCAGGTGTTTGATAAAATGGCTATGAGAGGTTGTGTCTCGTATACTACTATGATAATGGGTCTTTCTAGAAATGGGTTTTGGAGGGAGGCTGTTGAGGTTTTTAGGGATATGAGGAATGCCGGTGTGATGCCGAATGAGCTGACAATGGGGACTGTGATCTCGACGTTTTCGCATTTGGGTGGGATTTGGAATTGTCGAATGCTTCATGGTTTGGTGGTTAAGTTGCAGCTTGATGGAATGGTGCTTGTTTCGACGAATTTGGTGAAGGTGTATTGTGCTTGTAAGAGTGTGTGGGAAGCGAGAAGTTTGTTTGATGAGATGCCCGAAAGGAATATAGTTTCCTGGAATGTCATGTTGAATGGGTACTCTAAGGCTGGACTTGTGCATTTGGCAAGAGAGTTGTTTGAGAGGATTGATATGAAAGATGTGGTTTCGTGGGGTACGATGATTGATGGGTATGTGCAAGTGGAGTGCTTGAGTGAAGCTTTGATGATGTATCGTGAAATGCTGCGTGCCGGGTTGGGACCGAATGATGTTATGCTTGTTGACTTAATTTCAGTGTGTGGGAGGTTGGAGGCGATTCATGAAGGTCGGCAGTTTCATGGGAGAATTGTCAAGGAGGGTTTTGACTGTTATGATTTCATACAGGCAACGATCATAAATTTTTATGCAGGTTGTGGGGAAATGATTGCTGCTCATCTTCAGTTTGAAAAGGGCATCAAGGAGCATGTAGCATCTTGGAATGCTCTCATTGCAGGGTACATAAGAAATCAAATGATTGACCAAGCAAGTCTATTGTTTGATGAGATGCCTGAAAGGGATGTTTTTTCATGGAGTTCCATGATTTCTGGTTACACACAGACTGAGCAATCTAAATTGGCTCTGGAACTTTTCCAAAGAATGGTATCTAGTGGGATACAACCAAATGAAATAACAATGGTAAGCGTTTTGTCTGCAATCGCTGATTTAGGCACATTGAAAGAAGGAATATGGGCTCATGAATACATATGTGAAAATTCTATTCCTCTGAATGACAATTTGAGTGCAGCTATCATTGATATGTATGCCAAATGTGGGAGTATCAATACTGCCTTAAAGGTGTTCTATCAAATCCAAGACAAAACCTCTTCTGTCTCACCATGGAATGCCATTATATGTGGGTTGGCGCTGCACGGACATGCAGCAATGTCTCTTGAAATATTTTCAGACTTGCAAAGGCGTGATATCAAACTCAATTCAATAACATTCATTGGAGTCCTAAGTGCTTGTTGCCATTCTGGTTTGGTGGAGGCCGGGGAGAGGTATTTTAAGAGCATGAAGAATGTATACCACATTCAACCAAACATTAAGCATTATGGTTGTATGGTGGATCTCCTGGGTAGAGCTGGCCGAGTAGAAGATGCTGAGAAAATGATAAGAAGCATGCCCATGAAGGCTGATGTTGTGATATGGGGCACATTATTGGCCGCATGTACAACACATGGGAATCTAGAAATAGGAGAAATGGCTGAAAAGAATCTGAAACTGTTGGATCCATCTCATGGGGCAAGTACAGTTCTCATGTCCAACCTACTTGCAGATGCAGGGAAGTGGGAGGAAGCCTCTTTGGAAAGGCGAGTAATGCAGAGCCTAAGACTAACGAGATCACCAGGGCACAGTGATGTTGTTTG GAAGCTGACCAGGGACAAGAGAGATGGAAAGAGTTAA
- the LOC133710344 gene encoding putative disease resistance protein RGA4, whose amino-acid sequence MHVLSVLTPVAGGVVSKVALLATDQLRLEIVCCFSKELNKLKESSILIGNIIHDAAHEPEDGDLRARAEWMKRLISVAYDAEDILDKFQYEVYRIVIKETSLDKKILGFFCNNPLVFRLKMARKIYKINTSLEDLKKDAAGVGLIVRSNGGAAASQGMQDRETTSFFEKNEFTFKDAITVGRDQVVSDIIATLTNSNNQENILSVMAIVGLGGLGKTTLARLITNQLKEGEMGKHFDTTLWVYVSNTFHVNSILHRMVQLCGVTGTDPSNREALIGSLQQKLKEKRYFLVLDDVWNEDANNWNDLKSCLLQLNSAKGSSVIVTTRRSNVASIMETLPRWNLETLSDDECWSILKDRAFADPNAPIASELEEIGRDIAKKCAGLPLAAKVLGSLLHSKKSRNEWLSIRESQIWQLSSDNEDSRIMSVLKLSFDNLKSPLKQCFAYCSMLQRGSSIERDNLIQLWMAQGFLHPSHGHKTKQEIEMEDIGNKYYETLLENSLFQDATKDKDGVIITQCKMHDLVHDLANEVSKCESLTPDFTHEENDHDILIRHVARIPTPTLEEMSERSISRLRSLFSNDPVSNTIFQKLTSLRVLSFSSYEIEKLPNLLGKLKHLRYLDFSSTNIETLPKSIGKLYNLQTLRLPLGLKECPKEIQNLINLRHFYFGKEMKFEAGSLGRLTNLRRLPPFNVGKERGLAIKELGGLNQLRGHLIIDGLEHVRDGEEAKKAFLVEKSHLSKVTFKWTSQRPNVSEKDVLDGLEPHGNLQSLKIKNFTGARFPSWIMSLQNLKQIRLVYCNNSVGADFYGTSTTLFPALETLDIRACEELIEWMEAPRISAEGEVVVFPCLRSMKITGCNKLRHLPHGLDRLTPLETLRINHCNGLESIQITHGIASLRQLNISNCWRLSSLEVGLDYCTFLQELHIYGCPNLMSIPTTHGMPSLRKLTINECGGLSSLGSGLNYCTSLQELEIERCQNLTSIPITQGITSLRSLTIVSCQRLLSLPSGLQFCTSLQHLEIGLFWKELDAFPDFQLPPPHDSQLEDLKLTGWPKLKSLPQQIQHLTCLKELWISYFEGLEALPEWLGNLTSLESLRISYCENLKYLPTQNSMKNLNKLKTLYIDDGCPLLKKGCTKETGPEWPKISHIPKVSISRW is encoded by the exons ATGCATGTACTCTCTGTCCTTACTCCCGTTGCCGGAGGAGTAGTGAGTAAGGTGGCTTTACTTGCTACTGACCAATTGAGACTCGAAATCGTCTGCTGTTTCAGCAAAGAGCTAAATAAACTCAAAGAATCCTCAATTCTGATTGGAAATATAATCCATGATGCTGCTCACGAACCTGAAGATGGGGATCTGCGGGCAAGGGCCGAGTGGATGAAGAGGCTGATAAGCGTAGCTTATGATGCAGAAGATATCCTGGATAAATTTCAATATGAAGTTTATCGGATCGTTATAAAGGAGACAAGCCTCGACAAGAAGATACTCGGCTTCTTCTGCAACAATCCTCTTGTATTTCGTCTCAAGATGGCCCGCAAGATTTACAAAATCAACACATCCTTGGAGGATCTCAAAAAGGATGCGGCTGGTGTGGGACTAATTGTCAGATCAAATGGAGGGGCAGCAGCCAGTCAAGGTATGCAGGACAGGGAAACGACCTCATTCTTTGAGAAAAATGAATTCACCTTCAAAGATGCAATCACTGTTGGAAGGGATCAGGTTGTGTCAGATATAATTGCAACCTTGACCAACTCCAACAATCAAGAAAATATTCTTTCAGTGATGGCCATTGTGGGATTGGGAGGCCTAGGTAAAACAACTTtggctcgcttaattaccaacCAACTGAAAGAAGGTGAAATGGGAAAGCATTTTGATACAACGCTCTGGGTGTATGTATCTAATACTTTTCATGTCAATTCAATTTTACATCGAATGGTGCAATTATGTGGCGTGACAGGAACAGACCCTTCAAATCGAGAAGCATTGATTGGAAGCCTCCAGCAGAAGTTGAAAGAGAAAAGGTATTTTCTCGTACTTGATGACGTTTGGAATGAGGATGCTAATAATTGGAATGATTTGAAGAGTTGTTTGTTGCAACTAAATTCTGCCAAAGGAAGCTCTGTGATTGTCACCACCCGTAGATCCAATGTTGCATCAATCATGGAAACACTTCCTAGGTGGAATTTAGAAACTTTATCGGATGATGAATGTTGGTCCATATTGAAGGATAGAGCATTTGCAGATCCTAATGCTCCCATAGCTTCAGAACTAGAGGAAATCGGAAGGGACATTGCCAAAAAGTGTGCTGGTCTTCCATTGGCGGCAAAG GTTTTGGGAAGCTTGTTGCATTCTAAGAAAAGTAGGAACGAATGGTTGTCAATTCGGGAAAGTCAAATATGGCAATTATCATCCGACAATGAGGATAGCAGGATCATGTCGGTTTTGAAGTTGAGTTTTGACAATTTGAAATCACCACTGAAACAATGTTTTGCATATTGTTCCATGCTCCAGAGAGGTTCCTCAATTGAAAGAGATAACTTGATCCAACTATGGATGGCTCAAGGTTTTCTCCATCCTTCTCATGGTCACAAAACCAAGCAAGAGATTGAAATGGAGGATATAGGCAATAAGTATTATGAGACTCTACTGGAGAACTCCTTATTTCAAGATGCTACAAAGGATAAGGATGGTGTTATCATCACCCAATGCAAGATGCATGATCTTGTGCATGATCTTGCAAACGAAGTATCCAAGTGTGAGAGCTTGACACCAGACTTCACTCATGAGGAGAATGATCATGATATACTTATTCGACATGTTGCACGGATTCCTACTCCAACACTAGAAGAAATGTCAGAAAGAAGTATTTCAAGACTGCGATCACTCTTTTCAAATGACCCTGTCTCTAATACCATTTTCCAAAAGCTTACAAGTTTACGTGTCTTAAGTTTCTCTAGTTATGAGATTGAGAAGTTGCCAAATTTACTCGGCAAGCTGAAGCACTTGAGGTATCTAGATTTTTCCAGTACAAACATTGAAACACTCCCAAAGTCTATTGGCAAGCTCTATAACCTCCAAACATTGAGATTGCCGCTGGGTCTCAAAGAGTGTCCAAAGGAGATTCAAAATTTGATCAACTTGAGGCATTTTTATTTTGGTAAGGAAATGAAATTTGAGGCTGGGAGTTTGGGGCGATTAACTAATCTCAGAAGATTGCCTCCCTTTAATGTGGGTAAGGAGAGAGGTCTTGCAATCAAGGAGTTGGGTGGGTTGAACCAATTGAGAGGCCACTTAATTATTGATGGGCTAGAACATGTTAGGGATGGAGAAGAAGCAAAGAAGGCTTTCTTAGTGGAGAAGAGTCACTTGAGCAAGGTAACATTTAAATGGACATCCCAGCGACCTAATGTAAGTGAGAAGGATGTACTAGATGGCTTGGAACCTCATGGTAACTTGCAAAGCTTGAAAATTAAGAATTTCACTGGTGCCAGATTTCCGTCATGGATAATGAGTCTCCAAAATTTGAAGCAGATTCGATTAGTCTACTGCAACAATAGTGTGGGAGCTGACTTTTATGGTACTAGTACAACTTTATTTCCGGCACTGGAAACATTAGACATCCGTGCCTGCGAAGAGCTCATTGAATGGATGGAAGCACCGAGGATATCAGCTGAAGGAGAAGTCGTGGTATTTCCCTGCCTTCGATCAATGAAAATTACGGGGTGTAATAAGCTGAGGCATTTGCCGCATGGGCTAGACAGACTCACTCCTCTTGAGACATTGAGAATAAATCATTGTAACGGCCTAGAGTCGATTCAGATCACACACGGCATCGCATCTCTCCGTCAATTGAACATCTCTAATTGTTGGAGATTATCAAGCCTAGAGGTTGGGCTCGATTACTGCACCTTTCTTCAGGAGTTGCATATATATGGTTGCCCTAATCTAATGTCAATTCCAACCACACATGGCATGCCGTCTCTCCGGAAATTGACGATTAATGAGTGTGGGGGATTGTCAAGCCTAGGAAGTGGGCTCAACTACTGCACCTCTCTTCAGGAATTGGAGATTGAGAGATGTCAGAATCTAACATCAATTCCAATCACACAGGGCATCACATCTCTCCGGAGCTTGACGATTGTTTCTTGTCAGAGATTATTAAGCCTACCGAGTGGGCTCCAATTCTGCACCTCTCTTCAGCATCTGGAAATTGGTCTGTTCTGGAAGGAGCTGGACGCCTTCCCTGATTTTCAGCTTCCTCCACCACATGATTCACAACTTGAAGACTTAAAGCTGACAGGGTGGCCTAAGCTCAAGTCTCTGCCCCAACAAATTCAGCACTTGACATGTTTAAAAGAACTCTGGATAAGTTATTTTGAGGGACTAGAGGCTCTTCCTGAGTGGTTGGGAAATCTTACATCTCTTGAGTCTCTGAGAATCTCATACTGTGAGAATCTCAAGTATCTACCTACACAAAATTCTATGAAAAACCTCAACAAATTGAAGACGCTCTACATTGATGATGGATGTCCCCTGCTCAAAAAAGGATGCACCAAGGAGACTGGCCCAGAATGGCCCAAGATTTCTCACATTCCAAAAGTTTCCA TCTCAAGATGGTAA